The Argopecten irradians isolate NY chromosome 16, Ai_NY, whole genome shotgun sequence genome window below encodes:
- the LOC138310640 gene encoding rhodopsin, G0-coupled-like produces the protein MLQNTSSDNLTTFLLPTYAYATIGVFMTGASTFGVALNGIFIYVFWKQTALKTPTNYFILSLSILDFLMSLFGLPMIAISSFAKDWIFGDKGCVYYGFIMTLLGISTISILAAISFDRYIVIVKTHLKPMISQRVATCIIVGCLLYGLAWAIAPLLGWSKYVLEGINISCSVNWNSDNFGDASFCVALLILVLVIPIIVILFCYGNIFYKVKTSGNNQALSDNDRGSKMDRDVAKTILWMTLAFIFSWFPYAIFSMTAVIGGKSVIPPGLTVLPTLLVKLSVVWNPLIYTYRNREIRRSMIELLPFVNSFFNLPCMRIQGQGQIRPDRYQNDIEGMVTAPSTSNEGTQTTSKCLQSNKGRRLEKGNEETVLGTGRLAKTNNASSQMSLTADMFTVHGV, from the exons ATGCTTCAGAACACATCATCTGATAATCTTACCACTTTTTTGTTACCGACATATGCCTACGCGACAATCGGCGTATTCATGACCGGTGCCTCCACATTCGGGGTGGCACTAAACGGTATTTTCATTTACGTCTTTTGGAAGCAGACTGCACTCAAGACGCCGACTAATTACTTTATCCTGTCTCTCTCGATTTTGGACTTCCTAATGTCTTTATTCGGATTACCAATGATTGCTATATCCAGTTTTGCAAAGGATTGGATTTTTGGCGATAAAGGATGTGTGTACTATGGTTTTATTATGACACTCCTAGGAATTAGTACGATCAGCATACTTGCTGCAATATCATTCGACCGATATATTGTCATTGTGAAAACTCACCTGAAGCCTATGATAAGTCAACGGGTTGCTACGTGTATAATTGTCGGTTGCCTGCTTTACGGGTTAGCCTGGGCCATCGCTCCTCTCCTTGGATGGAGCAAATACGTTTTGGAAGGTATCAATATATCATGCTCTGTGAACTGGAACAGCGACAATTTTGGGGACGCCTCCTTTTGTGTAGCCTTACTAATATTGGTCCTAGTAATCCCAATCATCGTGATCCTGTTCTGCTACGGAAACATCTTCTACAAG GTAAAAACAAGCGGTAATAATCAAGCACTTTCAGACAATGACCGTGGATCCAAAATGGACAGAGACGTGGCAAAGACGATTCTGTGGATGACCC TTGCTTTTATCTTTTCCTGGTTTCCATACGCCATATTCTCCATGACAGCTGTAATTGGCGGGAAGTCGGTTATACCTCCTGGTCTTACCGTCTTGCCTACATTATTGGTAAAATTAAGCGTCGTTTGGAACCCATTGATTTATACATATAGAAACAGAGAGATCCGAAGATCAATGATTGAACTGCTTCCGTTCGTTAACAGTTTTTTCAACCTTCCATGTATGCGaatacaaggtcaaggtcaaattcgGCCGGATAGGTATCAAAACGACATAGAAGGAATGGTCACAGCTCCAAGTACTTCGAATGAAGGGACACAGACTACAAGCAAGTGTTTACAATCGAATAAAGGGAGGCGACTCGAGAAAGGTAATGAAGAAACGGTACTTGGTACAGGTCGATTGGCAAAGACAAACAACGCTTCATCACAGATGTCACTTACAGCTGATATGTTTACTGTTCACGGTGTTTAA